In the genome of bacterium, one region contains:
- a CDS encoding helix-turn-helix domain-containing protein, whose translation MTYNSEDNGLLTIKQAASLINVHPNTLRNWEKEGKITAVRIGSRRDRRYPKQLIWQMCQLSAPSLA comes from the coding sequence ATGACATACAATTCCGAAGATAATGGGTTGCTAACGATCAAACAAGCTGCGAGCTTGATTAATGTTCATCCTAACACCCTCCGCAACTGGGAAAAGGAAGGCAAGATCACTGCCGTGCGCATTGGCAGCCGCCGCGATCGTCGCTACCCAAAACAGCTCATTTGGCAAATGTGTCAGCTCTCCGCACCGTCACTAGCATAA